A stretch of Chitinophaga caeni DNA encodes these proteins:
- the pheS gene encoding phenylalanine--tRNA ligase subunit alpha, whose product MEQIVQQIDAYKQEIEALSPATAEELEQYRIKFLGTKGIVKAMFGEMKSVPNERKKEFGQVLNAFKQLAEAKYEAFSHLKDGAAAVQNDIDFSLPAESIRLGTRHPISIVRNKIIRIFERLGFTIAEGPEIEDDWHNFTALNLHENHPARDMTDTFYVHQNPDWLLRTHTSSVQVRAMESSQMPIRIICPGRVYRNETISARAHCFFHQVEGLYIAENVSFADLKQTLYHFVKEMFGEKTEVRFRPSYFPFTEPSAEMDITCFICGGKGCSVCKQTGWVEILGCGMVHPNVLKNCGIDPEKYTGFAFGMGIERITMLKYQIKDLRLFSENDLRFLKQFETAL is encoded by the coding sequence ATGGAGCAGATTGTACAGCAAATAGACGCCTATAAACAAGAGATTGAAGCTCTTTCCCCGGCCACTGCCGAGGAATTGGAACAATACAGGATCAAGTTCCTGGGCACCAAGGGAATCGTGAAAGCAATGTTCGGCGAGATGAAATCTGTGCCGAACGAGCGTAAAAAGGAGTTCGGGCAGGTACTGAATGCCTTTAAACAATTGGCAGAAGCTAAGTATGAAGCATTTAGTCACTTGAAAGACGGCGCCGCGGCCGTTCAGAATGATATCGATTTCAGCTTGCCGGCGGAATCGATTCGCTTAGGCACCCGGCACCCGATCAGTATCGTGAGGAATAAGATCATCAGGATTTTCGAGCGGCTTGGTTTTACTATTGCTGAAGGCCCTGAAATAGAGGACGATTGGCATAACTTTACCGCTTTAAACTTACATGAGAACCACCCGGCCAGGGATATGACAGATACGTTTTACGTACATCAGAACCCTGATTGGTTGTTGCGTACACATACATCCTCCGTGCAGGTGCGCGCGATGGAGTCTAGCCAGATGCCCATCAGGATTATCTGCCCGGGCCGCGTATACCGGAATGAAACCATCTCTGCGAGGGCGCATTGCTTCTTTCACCAGGTGGAAGGCTTGTATATAGCTGAGAATGTATCTTTTGCCGATCTTAAGCAAACATTATATCATTTCGTGAAGGAAATGTTCGGGGAGAAAACCGAGGTACGTTTCCGTCCTTCCTACTTCCCGTTCACGGAACCGAGTGCCGAGATGGACATCACTTGCTTTATTTGCGGGGGGAAAGGTTGCTCCGTTTGTAAACAAACCGGTTGGGTTGAGATCTTGGGTTGCGGGATGGTGCATCCGAACGTGTTAAAGAATTGTGGCATCGACCCGGAGAAATACACGGGCTTTGCCTTCGGTATGGGTATTGAGCGGATCACCATGTTGAAGTACCAGATCAAGGACTTGAGGTTATTCTCGGAAAACGACCTGCGTTTCCTGAAACAATTTGAAACTGCATTATAA
- a CDS encoding histidine kinase: MPQAIYIIILATLLLIIAALGVMFFRVRRQYKTQATINYFTTSLFGKNRVDEILWDIAKNCISQLQFEDCVIYLFNEQGSKLVQKAAYGAKNPEKFEILNPIEIPLGTGIVGSVALSGKSEIIHDTTQDKRYIVDDQQRYSELTVPIFYEGKVIGIIDSEHHKKHFYTEHHRFILEQIAAICSAKLAKTFAETKANLQDIEVQKLHKQLAELRLITLKSQVNPHFLFNCLNGIYNCIIQEQVDKAGAYVSHFAKLLRTVLMHAEKNFISLQEENEMIEYYLGLESLRADNNFQYEIKLADNIDPHTFYVPGMLIQPFLENAIWHGLMNKEGDRRLKVLWLQPEDNTLLCEITDNGIGRKLAGQNRTQTLKHDAYKSKGMMLCMERVELYKSLFNTDFSIEIEDLYNDEMPAGTKVSIKICRNDFE, translated from the coding sequence ATGCCGCAAGCCATATATATAATTATTCTTGCTACTCTTTTATTGATTATTGCGGCATTGGGTGTGATGTTTTTCCGGGTACGGAGGCAATATAAAACCCAAGCCACTATCAATTATTTTACCACTTCCCTGTTTGGCAAAAACAGGGTGGATGAAATATTGTGGGATATTGCCAAGAACTGTATTTCCCAATTGCAATTTGAAGATTGCGTGATTTACCTTTTTAATGAGCAGGGGTCTAAACTCGTGCAAAAGGCAGCATACGGCGCAAAAAATCCAGAAAAGTTCGAAATATTAAACCCGATAGAAATTCCTTTAGGTACCGGTATCGTGGGATCAGTGGCGCTGTCGGGAAAATCGGAAATCATCCATGACACCACGCAAGACAAACGCTATATCGTGGATGACCAGCAACGGTATTCAGAACTTACTGTTCCCATTTTCTACGAAGGGAAGGTGATCGGAATTATCGATTCGGAACACCATAAGAAACATTTTTATACTGAACATCACAGGTTTATACTGGAACAAATCGCGGCAATTTGTTCAGCGAAGCTCGCCAAAACATTCGCGGAAACCAAGGCTAACTTGCAAGATATAGAGGTACAAAAACTACATAAGCAATTGGCGGAACTCCGCTTAATTACTTTAAAATCGCAGGTCAATCCCCATTTCTTATTCAACTGTTTAAACGGTATTTATAATTGTATTATCCAAGAACAGGTAGATAAAGCGGGGGCTTACGTCTCTCATTTTGCTAAATTATTGCGCACGGTATTAATGCATGCCGAGAAGAATTTTATCTCCCTGCAAGAAGAAAACGAGATGATTGAATATTACCTCGGCCTGGAATCGTTGAGGGCTGACAACAATTTTCAATATGAAATAAAGCTGGCAGACAATATCGACCCACACACTTTCTACGTCCCGGGTATGCTGATTCAACCTTTCCTAGAAAATGCCATCTGGCATGGCTTAATGAACAAAGAGGGCGACCGCAGGTTGAAAGTTCTTTGGCTACAGCCGGAAGATAACACCTTGCTATGTGAAATTACCGACAACGGCATCGGGAGGAAATTGGCGGGGCAAAACCGTACTCAAACGCTTAAGCATGATGCCTATAAATCCAAAGGCATGATGCTTTGCATGGAAAGGGTAGAATTGTATAAATCCTTGTTCAATACGGATTTCAGTATCGAAATAGAAGATCTTTATAATGATGAGATGCCTGCCGGCACCAAGGTTTCGATCAAGATATGCAGGAATGATTTCGAATAA